The following coding sequences are from one Tachysurus vachellii isolate PV-2020 chromosome 7, HZAU_Pvac_v1, whole genome shotgun sequence window:
- the LOC132849138 gene encoding uncharacterized protein LOC132849138 isoform X1, which yields MGFLGGDITIHNKTQYKWTVCIESKEPWPKSDIYITFTVGGYEKKVKEIFVPITIIRTIYINVKYGECSERDCYKNPHLWYMFDPKDDPYFTIRESGDHEQIHLDCNRHYEKKKSTCPNYGKIEDDEREAEEQRRREEERRRQKEAQRRQEEARRRQEEARRRQEEERRRQEEERRRQEEERRRQEEERRRQEEERRRQEEEERRREEARRRQEEVRRRQEEERRRGERERCRREMEQRRREEERRRREEERRRQKEAQIVEQFIREYFNRQKEEEQRRQAQLEREQQIEEQITKESELAIKKLSQATKTLKQKQRLRGHELHHQTHIMQQPLEAEIEIDEVPEIEKKYSELLCEYQMTDEEDSEETLEDRMKTLQNELMVEYCKKHDLSSSCVFSFDTAVGYETLPLRDRLTVLETVLQLVFEEDENDHTHKHDRDFLLDVLELLQDDHPSLAFNLLQNVLQTDMQLSTQSKEILCQIAFNNSWKLAEITAFMRYVVRIDKDQVQAILHIAQTYKLEYGNVLNALDKSDPLRWLKGYVVTERHKNADTIISEMRNSNYPENVLTILEDVLVYLETELPKYKRTPLHKNDIQSVKKMVKELDFTNPDRQVLKSVLVQMSLAVKMCSAVTIQKGKEEKVIDGYLPRLTQIAALVVFLLPKSKSNTGCLLEIGTGEGKSCILAMLAVIHAMRGVKVDIVTSSPVLARRDLEEWSKLYKMFDITSSAVPPVLNDVSSEEQEELTQEAYKQDVVYSTVGTFAADTLKQEFEKKTTRGDRRFEMVLVDEVDYMTLDNGVQITFLSHESSGLQHLEQVLASIWAIISACRPIAVEENGETMWATRVQNFHTAALIAIIGSDKNDKFSPLEILLPGIELGFYSEEDFENLKESINAEGEKEHGAIENEAWKTIMAKTGIEQQYDLLNVLEMGMEDKVAFTCYIYQPETRKVTQFGEQKLKTDQNINMLLFENGKACEMLSENLLIEATVSQLKSKIKYSQQCSSEEDKESLVIPSFLEKYLENQLPLFVENALKAIQMTKGREYMIERSLKAQGLDVDEDDQHLYHAIIPVDFQASGMLEKRKRWGDGLQQFLEMKHQLTLSPLSNVTNYMSNSNFFKRYLMGKGIFGVSGTLGGDADKGFLARHYKTDSYVIPPHQRQKVTELPAVQVGGGTDQWIQTICATVSKVSKRGQVVLVVCEDVNTANALNDKIAAETKHSVTMYTMSECHNIENQEFGKGRIIITTNLGGRGTDIKVTEEVNRCGGLFVLLTYFTNNRRVEKQVFGRTGRKGTPGMVQVILNHDRLAMAYRGHSIEVMRELREEYEVNRIKDMEKEKLAEIEMKEELFSTFCQFLSYFDKHYSTIEKIDLFEVKIKHAHGYFKSFHRKMDYHPALNALKESWGIWLILHTDQINIHSDLTHLKEDLIQNLHDTSNKLLQGHSENFYDHIQQALGRTALHHQNKNKCDYGAKTYWKKASDSDNYYRAVALYNQAYITINLAKEGYKSEARSLLNEAEKTLDVYISETTRTLSFCSLSVTRDFEPHHSGSCNLQIQMQARMNIFNSWKQNIKKILDMLGSGSGDFKTVDLTLYSLSNEEDFVSSSELGLFRNYGLAVVFEVKQKPKFSFDALICCFLGVLQVVAGVLVCTLSAGSMSSFGLGLISEGVSDMISGVMGMINGTFDWASWAISKAISIGISLACGGFSVLKRSFSAVKNAAGNILNGTKSLKSVACNALKSGKNMFVSACKSTKSMVSSIAMKNLSWTAVKPILKHSCKYAVQELAIQGVNIALNTCIDATVQKTFQQGFQNTFKKSVCSTLHQNKEFIRALSDFISSRIPKAALQKESGSYRISKSLEKEMMDHTVYNTNLVMNDLIVNCKQIHHVINILSQVWDKSAEYVAHRPYTCIKSLLSAASMSTTIYEMYSSIPTKQTIDCNFVPAFLKSMQKEALFETYDHDGRDKLADVERLKDDLIDLISEVLSQTMVERFSGSATSLFTKTFTQRLNSVTGKVVGNFLGRHETQSFFVNQQHHHDLKSATKCKERPLSEEEINELKHYANTVTDEQKPATALEVHVLTKSNLLDGKGICLTVIDDQGKILTEETYPGTDPAAGTIKLVLTKTPQTSPGTRGMWSKLTQWAMGKDTPVSGHIDIIRPDGSREKVNSTNQNCLFHAVIQATTKDPNDVVQQKAIELRSKVSQEILAKPYKYHKAVKIQNMFNRTNSSNKFKIEAGLREGDQEKFERFTKDKTPEDIINAYHLGKVAEYESLLDMDKPTPGVVEADHIPPKSSLNKLIRNPEMVKSFEA from the exons ATGGGGTTCCTGGGAGGAGACATAACTATTCACAATAAAACTCAGTACAAATGGACCGTCTGCATCGAATCTAAGGAGCCATGGCCTAAGTCtgacatatatattaca TTCACAGTTGGAGGCtatgaaaaaaaagttaaagaaatCTTTGTACCCATCACCATTATCAGAACAATCTACATCAATGTGAAGTATGGCGAGTGCTCAGAGAGAGACTGCTACAAAAATCCACATTTGTGGTACATGTTTGATCCAAAAGATGATCCATATTTCACAATTCGAGAGAGTGGAGACCACGAGCAAATACATCTGGACTGCAATAGACATTATGAGAAGAAGAAATCAACATGCCCAAACTATG GGAAAATTgaagatgatgagagagaggcagaagaGCAACGTAGACGGGAAGAGGAGCGGCGTAGACAAAAAGAGGCGCAGCGTAGACAGGAAGAGGCGCGGCGTAGACAGGAAGAGGCGCGGCGTAGACAGGAAGAGGAGCGGCGTAGACAGGAAGAGGAGCGGCGTAGACAGGAAGAGGAGCGGCGTAGACAGGAAGAGGAGCGGCGTAGACAGGAAGAGGAGCGGCGTAgacaggaagaggaggagcGTAGACGGGAAGAGGCGCGGCGTAGACAAGAAGAGGTGCGGCGTAGACAAGAAGAGGAGCGGCGTAGAGGAGAAAGGGAGCGGTGTAGACGAGAAATGGAGCAGCGCAGACGAGAAGAGGAGCGGCGTAGACGAGAAGAGGAGCGGCGTAGACAAAAAGAGGCGCAAATTGTggaacagtttataagagaatATTTCAATAGACAAAAAGAAGAGGAGCAGAGGCGTCAGGCTCAACTTGAACGTGAACAACAAATTGAGGAACAGATTACAAAGGAAAGTGAGCTTGCAATTAAGAAGCTTTCACAAGCCACAAAGACACTGAAGCAGAAACAGAGGCTGAGAGGCCATGAGCTCCATCACCAAACTCATATAATGCAACAGCCTCTGGAGGCTGAAATTGAAATAGATGAG gtTCCAGAAATAGAGAAGAAATACTCAGAGCTCCTGTGTGAATATCAAATGACTGATGAGGAAGACTCAGAGGAGACATTAGAAGACAGGATGAAAACCCTGCAAAATGAGTTAATGGTGGAGTACTGTAAGAAACACGACCTGTCCAGTAGCTGCGTGTTTTCTTTCGACACTGCAGTTGGTTATGAGACTTTGCCTCTACGTGATAGACTGACAGTGCTTGAGACAGTACTGCAGTTAGTTTTTGAGGAGGATGAAAACgaccacacacataaacatgatCGGGATTTCCTCTTGGATGTGCTCGAACTGTTGCAAGACGATCATCCATCACTCGCGTTTAATCTTTTACAGAACGTTCTTCAAACTGATATGCAACTTTCTACACAGAGTAAAGAAATTCTGTGTCAGATTGCGTTCAACAACTCATGGAAACTGGCAGAAATAACAGCTTTCATGCGTTATGTTGTCAGGATAGACAAAGACCAAGTGCAGGCAATACTTCACATTGCACAGACCTACAAGTTGGAGTACGGGAATGTCCTCAATGCTTTAGATAAATCTGATCCCCTCAGATGGCTGAAAGGGTATGTtgtcacagagagacacaaaaatGCTGATACTATTATTAGTGAAATGCGCAACTCAAACTACCCTGAGAATGTCCTGACAATACTAGAGGATGTTCTGGTATATCTGGAAACAGAGCTTCCAAAATACAAAAGAACTCCTCTCCATAAAAATGACATTCAGAGTGTAAAGAAAATGGTTAAAGAACTGGATTTTACCAACCCAGACAGACAAGTTCTCAAAAGTGTTCTAGTGCAAATGTCACTCGCAGTAAAAATGTGCTCTGCTGTCACTATTCAAAAGGGTAAAGAGGAAAAAGTCATTGATGGATATCTTCCCAGATTAACTCAAATTGCAGCCCTGGTGgttttcctgcttccaaaaTCAAAATCCAACACAGGTTGTCTTCTTGAAATTGGGACAGGTGAAGGGAAATCTTGTATATTAGCCATGCTTGCTGTGATCCATGCCATGCGTGGTGTGAAGGTGGACATTGTGACCAGCTCTCCGGTACTCGCCCGTCGTGACTTAGAGGAATGGAGCAAACTTTACAAGATGTTCGACATAACGTCATCTGCTGTTCCTCCAGTGCTGAATGATGTCTCAtctgaagaacaagaagaactaACTCAGGAAGCATACAAACAAGATGTAGTGTATAGTACTGTTGGAACATTTGCAGCAGATACACTGAAACAAGAGTTTGAGAAGAAAACAACTCGAGGAGACAGGAGGTTTGAGATGGTCCTTGTGGATGAGGTTGACTACATGACCTTGGATAATGGAGTTCAAATAACATTTCTATCCCATGAGTCCAGTGGACTCCAACATTTGGAACAAGTCCTAGCAAGCATCTGGGCCATAATATCTGCATGTCGACCAATTGCGGTAGAAGAAAATGGAGAGACAATGTGGGCAACAAGAGTCCAGAATTTTCACACAGCTGCCCTGATAGCAATTATTGGTtcagataaaaatgataaattttcACCACTGGAAATTCTGTTGCCAGGCATTGAATTAGGCTTTTACTCAGAGGAAGATTTTGAAAATTTGAAGGAATCTATTAATGCAGAAGGAGAAAAGGAACATGGAGCTATTGAAAATGAGGCATGGAAGACCATCATGGCCAAAACAGGAATAGAGCAACAGTATGATTTGCTCAATGTTCTTGAGATGGGGATGGAGGACAAGGTGGCATTTACCTGTTATATTTATCAGCCGGAAACAAGAAAAGTGACTCAGTTTGGAGAGCAAAAGTTAAAAACTGACCAAAACATCAACATGCTGCTATTTGAGAATGGAAAAGCTTGTGAGATGCTGTCTGAAAACTTGCTAATTGAAGCCACTGTTAGCCAGTTAAAATCCAAAATTAAATACTCTCAACAATGTAGTtcagaagaagataaagaatCGCTTGTAATCCCTTCTTTCTTAGAGAAATACCTGGAAAACCAGCTGCCACTGTTTGTTGAGAATGCACTGAAGGCCATTCAGATGACCAAAGGCAGAGAGTACATGATTGAGAGATCTCTAAAAGCTCAGGGATTAGATGTTGATGAAGATGATCAACACTTGTACCATGCAATAATCCCAGTGGACTTTCAGGCTAGTGGAATGCTGGAGAAAAGAAAGCGATGGGGTGATGGACTACAACAATTTCTGGAGATGAAGCATCAACTAACTTTATCTCCATTATCAAATGTGACAAACTACATGTCAAATTCAAATTTCTTTAAAAGATATCTCATGGGGAAAGGGATATTTGGTGTTTCTGGAACACTAGGTGGAGATGCAGACAAGGGTTTCCTGGCAAGACATTACAAAACGGATAGCTATGTCATACCACCTCATCAACGTCAGAAGGTTACTGAGCTGCCTGCAGTACAAGTGGGGGGAGGTACTGACCAGTGGATCCAAACTATTTGTGCCACAGTCTCAAAAGTCTCTAAACGAGGACAGGTGGTGTTAGTGGTGTGTGAGGACGTCAACACTGCAAATGCGCTTAATGACAAAATTGCAGCAGAAACTAAACATTCAGTTACCATGTACACGATGAGCGAGTGCCACAACATTGAGAACCAGGAGTTCGGCAAGGGACGGATCATTATTACCACTAACCTTGGAGGACGTGGGACAGACATTAAGGTCACAGAGGAGGTTAATCGCTGCGGTGGTCTCTTTGTGCTACTCACATACTTCACCAATAACCGAAGAGTCGAGAAACAAGTGTTTGGACGAACAGGTCGAAAAGGCACCCCAGGGATGGTCCAGGTAATACTGAACCATGATCGTCTGGCCATGGCCTACCGAGGCCATTCTATTGAAGTCATGAGGGAACTGAGAGAAGAATATGAAGTTAATCGAATAAAAGACATGGAGAAGGAGAAACTAGCTGAAATTGAAATGAAGGAAGAGCTGTTCTCTACATTTTGTCAGTTCCTTAGTTACTTTGACAAGCATTATAGTACAATAGAGAAGATAGACCTCtttgaagtgaaaataaaacatgcccatggttattttaaatcttttcacCGTAAGATGGACTATCACCCAGCACTGAATGCTTTGAAGGAATCATGGGGTATATGGCTGATACTTCATACAGACCAGATTAACATACACAGTGACCTCACACACCTGAAAGAAGACCTAATCCAGAACTTGCATGACACAAGTAACAAACTTTTACAAGGTCACAGTGAAAACTTTTATGACCACATACAGCAGGCTTTAGGAAGAACTGCCTTGCaccatcaaaacaaaaataaatgtgactaTGGAGCAAAAACTTACTGGAAAAAAGCCTCTGACTCAGACAACTACTACAGAGCTGTTGCACTGTATAATCAGGCCTACATTACCATTAACTTGGCCAAAGAGGGCTACAAAAGTGAGGCACGTTCCTTACTCAATGAGGCAGAGAAAACCTTAGATGTTTACATATCTGAAACAACCAGAACATTGAGCTTCTGTTCTTTGTCTGTTACTCGAGATTTTGAACCACACCACAGTGGCAGCTGTAActtacaaatacaaatgcagGCAAGGATGAACATATTTAATTCATGGaaacaaaatatcaaaaaaatACTTGACATGCTTGGATCAGGCAGTGGAGACTTCAAAACTGTGGACTTGACTCTTTATAGTTTATCAAATGAGGAGGATTTTGTGTCTTCTAGTGAACTCGGCCTCTTTCGTAATTATGGCCTTGCAGTTGTGTTTGAGGTGAAACAAAAGCCCAAATTCTCATTTGATGCCctgatttgttgttttcttgGTGTGCTTCAGGTTGTAGCAGGAGTTCTGGTGTGCACTCTGTCAGCTGGTTCCATGTCCTCATTTGGTCTTGGCTTGATCTCAGAAGGTGTGTCTGATATGATCAGTGGAGTCATGGGTATGATAAATGGCACATTTGATTGGGCATCATGGGCAATATCTAAAGCAATAAGTATAGGAATCTCTTTGGCCTGTGGGGGATTCAGTGTTCTCAAAAGATCATTCTCTGCTGTGAAAAATGCTGCAGGTAATATTCTCAATGGCACCAAATCCCTGAAAAGTGTTGCATGTAATGCCCTGAAATCAGgtaaaaacatgtttgtttcagCATGTAAATCCACCAAATCAATGGTGTCATCAATAGCTATGAAAAATCTCTCTTGGACTGCAGTCAAACCAATTTTGAAACATTCCTGTAAATATGCTGTTCAGGAATTGGCAATTCAAGGAGTCAACATTGCTTTGAACACATGCATTGATGCTACAGTCCAAAAGACTTTCCAACAAGGATttcaaaatacttttaaaaaatctgtatgTTCAACATTACACCAAAATAAAGAGTTTATTCGAGCACTCTCAGATTTCATCAGCTCAAGAATTCCAAAGGCTGCCTTGCAGAAAGAATCTGGTTCTTACAGGATTAGCAAATCCCTAGAGAAGGAAATGATGGACCACACGGTTTACAATACAAACCTTGTCATGAATGATCTCATTGTAAACTGTAAACAGATACATCATGTGATTAACATACTCTCACAGGTATGGGACAAATCAGCAGAGTATGTTGCACACCGACCTTATACCTGCATCAAGAGTCTTCTGAGTGCTGCAAGCATGTCCACTACCATTTATGAAATGTACTCCTCCATTCCTACTAAACAGACCATTGACTGTAATTTTGTTCCTGCATTTTTGAAGTCTATGCAAAAGGAAGCTTTATTTGAGACATATGACCATGATGGAAGGGACAAACTGGCAGATGTGGAACGGCTTAAAGATGATCTTATTGACTTAATTTCAGAAGTTCTTTCCCAAACAATGGTGGAGAGATTTTCTGGGTCTGCCACCTCCttgtttacaaaaacatttactcAACGACTAAATTCTGTTACTGGAAAAGTAGTTGGTAATTTTCTGGGGAGGCATGAAACCCAAAGTTTCTTTGTCAATCAGCAGCATCATCATGATCTGAAATCTGCCACTAAATGCAAGGAAAGACCTTTGTCTGAGGAAGAAATAAATGAGCTCAAGCACTATGCTAATACTGTAACTGATGAACAAAAGCCAGCAACAGCTTTAGAAGTTCATGTACTCACAAAGAGTAACTTGCTGGATGGAAAAGGTATTTGTCTTACTGTCATAGATGATCAAGGAAAAATTCTCACAGAGGAGACTTACCCAGGAACTGACCCAGCAGCTGGTACTATTAAACTTGTGCTAACAAAAACACCTCAAACTTCTCCAGG AACAAGAGGAATGTGGAGTAAACTGACTCAATGGGCCATGGGTAAAGACACACCTGTCAGTGGACACATTGATATTATACGACCTGACGGCTCTCGGGAAAAGGTGAACTCCACAAATCAGAACTGTCTGTTTCATGCTGTCATCCAAGCAACAACTAAAGACCCAAATGATGTTGTACAACAAAAAGCCATAGAACTCAGGAGCAAAGTCAGTCAGGAG aTTCTAGCCAAACCATACAAATACCATAAGGCTGTGAAGATTCAGAATATGTTCAACAGAACAAACAGCTccaataaatttaaaattgaaGCTGGATTAAGGGAAGGAGACCAGGAGAAGTTTGAAAGGTTTACCAAAGACAAGACTCCAGAGGACATTATTAATGCTTACCACTTGGGAAAAGTGGCAGAATATGAGAG CCTTTTGGACATGGACAAACCCACTCCAGGAGTCGTCGAAGCAGACCACATTCCACCAAAGAGTAGTTTAAATAAACTTATAAGAAATCCAGAAATGGTGAAATCATTCGAAGCATGA